In Gammaproteobacteria bacterium, one DNA window encodes the following:
- a CDS encoding outer membrane protein assembly factor has protein sequence MIVLLVLAGTFPSAAAALEILRSSGKQPVVTLSAPEPVKEMLEKYIRLPVEPFASDYDELFFLHRMQKEIRDFLATEGYFNPAITVVQQPRTPDGTAEIKIQPGELTRVGSVAIEFTGAITNGDEEHRKRIEQLRAAWPLTAGQTFRSADWERAKSALIEDLTDQAFAAATITNSQASVDPDKARADLVVTIDSGPVFYFGDIRISGLQRYETALVTQLAPFKTGDVYRRDLLHQYQIALQKAPQFSTVTISIAQDTAQHLTAPVQVALTEAQAQRFAFGAGYSSNNGARGEINYRNYNFLDRAWNLTSLLRLEQKRQTFLAGIDTLPDQNNINHSLSASLQMTDIAGLKTDVQKAGITRNYRTPTTLMQFGLNWQREHKKPDGANDQINRALVLDWRWRRLVVDDPVNVRRGDITEVRIGGGIRELLSDQDFIRTYVSHQSWWPVGSRDTFFLRAEAGYTLASSRFGIPQEYLFRAGGIQSLRGYNFKSIGVHEGSAVVGGRVMATGTAEYTHWLTQQWGAAAFADIGSAADRWQDMHLFLGYGAGIRWRSPAGPLALDLARAHETGTLRVHFSMAVAF, from the coding sequence ATGATCGTGCTGCTGGTATTAGCCGGTACCTTTCCATCCGCGGCGGCGGCGTTAGAAATATTGCGCTCATCCGGCAAGCAGCCGGTCGTCACGCTGTCAGCACCGGAACCGGTCAAAGAAATGCTGGAGAAATATATCCGGTTGCCGGTGGAACCTTTTGCCAGTGACTACGATGAGCTGTTTTTTCTGCACCGGATGCAAAAGGAAATTCGTGATTTCCTGGCAACCGAAGGCTACTTCAATCCCGCCATAACCGTTGTGCAGCAACCGCGAACTCCGGATGGAACTGCCGAAATCAAAATCCAGCCCGGCGAATTGACGCGCGTCGGTTCGGTAGCGATCGAGTTTACCGGCGCCATCACCAATGGCGATGAAGAACACCGCAAGCGCATCGAGCAATTGCGCGCCGCATGGCCGTTAACGGCCGGGCAGACTTTCCGTTCCGCCGATTGGGAGCGGGCAAAGTCTGCATTGATTGAAGACCTCACAGATCAGGCATTTGCCGCCGCCACGATCACCAACAGCCAAGCCAGTGTCGATCCGGACAAAGCGCGCGCGGATCTGGTAGTCACCATCGATTCCGGGCCGGTGTTTTATTTCGGCGACATCCGCATCAGCGGTTTGCAGCGCTACGAAACCGCGCTGGTGACACAGCTCGCGCCGTTCAAGACGGGCGATGTGTACCGGCGCGATTTGCTGCATCAATATCAAATCGCGCTGCAAAAAGCGCCGCAATTCAGCACGGTGACGATCAGCATTGCGCAGGACACCGCGCAGCACCTTACAGCGCCGGTTCAAGTGGCGCTGACGGAAGCGCAAGCGCAGCGCTTCGCCTTCGGTGCCGGTTACAGCTCCAACAATGGCGCGCGCGGCGAAATCAATTACCGCAATTATAATTTTCTCGACCGCGCCTGGAATCTCACCAGTTTGCTGCGCCTGGAGCAAAAGCGGCAAACTTTTCTGGCCGGGATCGACACCCTGCCCGATCAGAACAACATCAACCATTCACTCAGCGCCAGTCTGCAAATGACGGACATCGCGGGTCTGAAAACCGATGTGCAAAAAGCCGGTATTACGCGCAATTACCGCACACCGACGACGCTGATGCAATTCGGTTTGAATTGGCAACGCGAGCATAAAAAACCCGATGGCGCGAACGATCAGATCAATCGAGCACTGGTATTGGATTGGCGCTGGCGGCGGCTGGTCGTCGACGATCCCGTCAATGTGCGGCGCGGCGATATCACCGAAGTGCGCATCGGTGGCGGTATCCGGGAATTGCTATCGGATCAGGATTTCATCCGCACGTATGTCAGCCATCAAAGCTGGTGGCCGGTGGGATCGCGCGATACATTTTTTCTGCGGGCTGAGGCCGGTTATACGTTGGCGTCGTCGCGCTTCGGTATTCCGCAGGAATATTTGTTTCGCGCCGGGGGTATTCAGTCGCTGCGCGGCTATAATTTTAAAAGCATCGGCGTGCACGAAGGCAGCGCCGTAGTCGGCGGCCGGGTGATGGCGACCGGCACCGCCGAATATACGCATTGGCTGACGCAGCAATGGGGCGCGGCGGCGTTTGCCGATATCGGCAGCGCGGCCGACCGCTGGCAAGACATGCACCTATTTCTCGGCTATGGCGCGGGGATACGCTGGCGCAGTCCGGCAGGCCCGCTGGCGCTCGATCTGGCGCGCGCGCACGAAACCGGCACGCTACGCGTGCATTTTTCCATGGCTGTGGCCTTTTGA
- a CDS encoding translocation/assembly module TamB domain-containing protein — translation MNDQQTESSFPGKHARRYRTLTGCLLLSLAFAAIAGYWLLHSPSGLYWIAAAVNRWNGNTIQLTGVHGTLQDLHIENIHFKSDELELTLRDLRLDWSPAQLLQRRVSINRLALAAIRIEQQAAETESPPRSPPESLHLPFGLTIAAMTVDSIYLNPAAQENENAAPPISGLTLALDSDGRYHRLTQLDVTTPWAVIRSHAELAGDAPFALSAQVSIAAADSRENIEAAVTGNLHQLTIQAASQPPAANMALQAQLQPFAANPLTHLNAILAQWNPADFAANAPQAKLSLSAQLAQNEAGQLAGSINIENHAAAPLDQNGVPASSIRAHTVITPELLTLPDVHMQLGKNGAVRGKLAWDRKQHALTADLAIDRLDPRQIDSRLQTAAISGSIDLSGNAETQSARIDLRDRSLRLTADLARSGDQLALERFNLQRNQSRLTGQGRLRLTGEQSFELSGQLVRFNSADFIQTAGSDLNATLQLSGHLTPEITGTLKYAIGKSRLAKSPVSGTGEIAVAGLEHLSGKAELLAGSNRLLAHGRKEGSQHDMQLTVNAPALAQLGLGLSGDLHTQLTFRGSIDAPRLDWQLTSRQLNLPDKQQLSGVSASAQWHKDAVTLNIAADTVQTHEQATIKQLTAILDGTTGRHHLTVKAGLNQDIAFRLTANGGLSRVKSGQPLRWQGQLTDLTATGDMPVRLLAPAPLAVSAAAVSLEHAGLSVSSGSVRIGQLHWTPQSWKTHGDFSGIALLPGVAERAQGIPLQLGGRWHFDSAAHLTGELRIHRERGDWYLPGDLPQPLGLQQLQLQATATQGKLSGQFELASQMLGSATAAVTLPLQQTQSHWSISRESPLQGSMRAALTSLKSLNPLLGGNVRSDGELRIEAGIHGTLQQPDISGKVSGTGLSLVLLEQGIHLQQGTLDAHFQQTDLHIDRLHFTSPHAPPPDNRLFRNLALKDPAGSLTITGKAGLTGNPSQLDFTIDQLPLAHKTDYWIVASGTGTTRWQKDRLSITGDLRTDAGLIMQPPEGRPELPDDVVLVNTPASQRARKLPLHLDMALDLGEKFYIRASGLEGRLTGKLQMRNDNNQQLKMTGTIAAQDAAFKAYGQNLAVRRGIVSFQGPLDDPNLNVLAVREGLAVEAGVEIAGSVRHPRVKLVSTPDVPDTEKLSWIVLGRKPDTSGLDTSVLLSAAGSILGGQSGSGITDQITKALGVDEITFKQASAGSSLTGQIGVIGKRISSRAYLSYERSLTATTMGITKLTYNLTPKVTVVTQAGEDSAIDLFYTIQFD, via the coding sequence ATGAACGATCAGCAGACCGAAAGCTCATTCCCGGGAAAACACGCGCGGCGATACCGCACGCTGACCGGCTGCTTGTTGCTTTCATTGGCATTTGCAGCGATCGCCGGTTATTGGCTGCTGCACAGCCCATCCGGTTTGTACTGGATTGCCGCCGCCGTGAATCGCTGGAACGGCAATACGATTCAACTGACCGGTGTGCACGGCACGCTGCAAGATCTGCATATTGAAAACATCCATTTCAAAAGTGATGAATTGGAACTCACGCTGCGCGATCTCCGCCTCGATTGGAGTCCCGCGCAATTGTTGCAGCGGCGGGTCAGCATCAACCGGCTGGCACTAGCGGCAATCCGTATCGAGCAGCAGGCGGCTGAGACTGAATCCCCGCCGCGCTCGCCGCCGGAAAGTTTGCACCTGCCCTTCGGATTGACGATTGCAGCCATGACCGTCGATTCGATCTATCTCAATCCGGCGGCGCAGGAAAATGAAAATGCCGCGCCGCCGATATCCGGCCTGACGTTGGCATTGGATAGCGACGGCCGGTATCACCGCTTGACGCAGTTGGATGTTACGACACCGTGGGCGGTTATCCGATCGCACGCGGAGCTTGCCGGTGATGCGCCGTTTGCATTATCCGCCCAGGTCAGCATAGCGGCTGCCGATTCCCGGGAAAACATCGAAGCGGCTGTCACCGGTAATCTGCATCAACTCACGATTCAAGCCGCCAGCCAGCCGCCCGCGGCTAACATGGCGCTACAAGCGCAGTTGCAGCCGTTTGCTGCCAATCCGCTGACACATTTGAATGCCATCTTGGCACAGTGGAATCCGGCCGATTTTGCGGCCAATGCGCCGCAAGCCAAGCTGTCGTTGTCGGCGCAGCTGGCGCAAAACGAGGCCGGGCAGTTGGCAGGCAGCATCAACATCGAAAATCACGCCGCCGCGCCGCTTGATCAAAACGGCGTTCCAGCCTCCTCCATTCGTGCACACACCGTAATCACGCCGGAATTACTGACGCTGCCGGATGTTCATATGCAATTGGGTAAAAATGGCGCCGTGCGCGGCAAATTGGCTTGGGATAGGAAGCAGCATGCTCTCACCGCAGACTTGGCAATCGACCGGCTGGATCCACGGCAAATCGATAGCCGCCTGCAAACCGCGGCGATCTCCGGCAGCATCGATCTGTCCGGTAATGCGGAAACGCAATCCGCGCGCATCGATCTGCGCGACCGGTCGTTGCGGCTGACTGCCGATCTTGCGCGCAGCGGCGATCAGCTCGCGCTGGAGCGCTTCAATTTACAGCGTAATCAATCGCGCTTGACCGGCCAAGGCCGGTTGCGGCTGACCGGGGAGCAATCGTTTGAATTGTCGGGGCAGTTGGTTCGCTTCAACAGCGCGGATTTCATACAAACCGCCGGTTCCGATCTGAATGCCACCTTGCAATTATCCGGCCATCTGACCCCGGAAATCACCGGCACGTTGAAATATGCCATCGGGAAAAGCCGGTTGGCGAAATCTCCGGTCAGCGGCACAGGCGAAATTGCTGTTGCCGGTCTTGAGCATCTCAGTGGCAAAGCCGAATTGCTGGCGGGATCGAATCGGTTGCTCGCACACGGCCGCAAGGAGGGTTCGCAACACGACATGCAACTGACGGTAAATGCACCGGCGCTGGCGCAATTGGGACTCGGGTTGTCAGGCGATCTGCACACCCAGCTCACGTTTCGCGGCAGCATCGATGCGCCTCGCCTGGATTGGCAACTCACCAGCCGGCAACTGAATTTGCCGGACAAGCAACAACTTTCCGGTGTATCGGCCAGCGCGCAGTGGCACAAAGACGCTGTCACGCTGAATATCGCAGCCGATACTGTTCAGACGCATGAACAAGCAACGATCAAACAGCTCACCGCCATCCTCGACGGCACAACCGGCCGCCATCACTTGACGGTTAAAGCCGGTCTCAACCAGGACATCGCCTTTCGGCTGACAGCCAACGGCGGCTTGAGCCGGGTAAAATCCGGGCAACCGTTGCGCTGGCAGGGGCAGTTGACTGACCTGACCGCCACCGGGGACATGCCGGTACGCCTACTGGCGCCAGCGCCGTTAGCCGTCAGCGCCGCTGCGGTGTCATTGGAACACGCCGGGTTGTCGGTTTCCAGCGGATCGGTCCGTATCGGACAATTGCACTGGACACCGCAAAGCTGGAAGACTCATGGCGATTTCTCCGGTATCGCGTTGCTGCCCGGCGTAGCGGAGCGCGCGCAAGGTATTCCGCTGCAATTGGGCGGCCGCTGGCATTTCGATTCCGCCGCGCATCTGACCGGTGAATTGCGCATCCACCGCGAACGCGGCGACTGGTATTTACCCGGCGATCTGCCGCAACCGCTGGGGTTGCAACAACTGCAACTGCAAGCAACCGCGACACAAGGAAAATTATCCGGACAATTCGAACTAGCCAGCCAAATGCTCGGCAGCGCAACAGCGGCTGTGACGCTGCCGTTGCAGCAAACGCAATCGCACTGGTCCATCTCGCGCGAATCTCCACTGCAAGGCAGCATGCGCGCCGCTCTCACCAGCCTGAAATCGCTCAATCCCCTGCTTGGCGGCAACGTGCGCAGCGACGGCGAACTGCGGATTGAAGCCGGTATTCATGGCACGCTGCAACAGCCCGATATCAGCGGCAAGGTGTCCGGCACTGGCTTGAGCCTGGTTCTGCTGGAACAAGGAATACACTTGCAGCAAGGCACTCTGGATGCGCATTTTCAGCAAACGGATCTGCACATCGACCGGCTGCACTTCACCAGTCCGCACGCGCCGCCGCCGGATAACCGCTTGTTCCGCAATTTGGCGCTGAAAGACCCGGCCGGTTCGTTGACCATTACCGGCAAGGCCGGATTGACCGGTAATCCGAGCCAGCTCGATTTCACCATCGACCAGTTGCCGCTCGCGCACAAGACCGATTACTGGATCGTCGCATCCGGAACCGGCACAACCCGCTGGCAGAAAGACCGTCTCAGCATCACCGGCGATTTACGCACCGATGCCGGATTGATCATGCAACCGCCGGAAGGCCGTCCGGAGCTGCCGGACGATGTCGTTCTAGTGAACACCCCGGCGTCACAGCGTGCGCGGAAGCTGCCGCTGCATCTGGATATGGCGCTTGATCTGGGCGAGAAATTCTATATCCGTGCGTCCGGCCTGGAGGGCCGTTTGACCGGGAAACTGCAAATGCGCAACGATAATAACCAACAGCTCAAGATGACCGGCACCATCGCCGCGCAAGACGCCGCATTCAAGGCGTATGGCCAGAACTTGGCAGTCCGGCGGGGCATCGTCAGCTTTCAAGGTCCGCTCGACGACCCCAACTTGAATGTGCTGGCTGTGCGGGAAGGCTTGGCGGTCGAGGCCGGTGTCGAAATTGCCGGATCGGTACGCCACCCGCGCGTGAAGCTGGTATCGACGCCGGATGTCCCCGATACGGAAAAATTGTCTTGGATCGTGCTGGGCAGAAAACCCGATACCAGCGGGCTGGATACCTCGGTATTACTGTCAGCCGCCGGATCGATACTCGGCGGTCAATCCGGCAGCGGTATCACCGATCAAATAACCAAAGCGCTCGGTGTCGATGAAATCACATTCAAACAGGCAAGCGCGGGCAGTTCATTGACCGGGCAAATCGGTGTGATCGGCAAACGCATTTCATCGCGCGCTTACTTGAGCTACGAACGCAGCCTGACCGCCACGACCATGGGTATCACCAAACTGACCTACAATCTGACACCCAAAGTCACGGTCGTCACCCAAGCCGGTGAGGACAGCGCAATCGATTTGTTTTATACGATTCAATTTGATTGA
- a CDS encoding porin: MTYSTKLLFAVTSCLLSFTVIHSSTIQAGNSAIPDTFQPTNLAKFLKDKRVELGGWIHGGATFNPSQNGGFNGPVAFADQANRFQLNQFNLFIKRPVISETNRWDIGGRVDFMFGTDAIYTQAFGVPTFDVNSGEPLKRNTWDLHLCCASTKTYGIALPQAFLEVHVPIWQNGLNLKIGHFYSPTGFETIPAPDNFFYTRAYSFNAGEPFTHTGLQATYVINNNWTVTGSAVTGSATGGWDGGWNKQLGNWSGIGGITWTSDNAATSLNLTGTYGETSSHSSTSWAMYNTVLQHKINPKTLFVLHHVHGFANGILLNNLKYSNEVKDVQWMGVVTHLYYDLTENVSLGARAEWFRDRDGFRNPSPFRIAAASNLVNGALVSYAGDINSVTITPADYYSATFGINWKVAKTLKLRWDSIKKLNIRPNIRYDRVDAYRAAAYRPFAGNKDQILFSLDFTLPF, encoded by the coding sequence ATGACATATTCAACAAAGCTATTATTTGCCGTAACGAGCTGCTTACTTTCTTTTACCGTCATTCATTCCAGCACCATACAGGCCGGTAATTCAGCCATCCCGGATACTTTTCAACCGACAAATTTAGCGAAGTTTCTTAAAGATAAACGAGTGGAACTGGGCGGTTGGATTCATGGCGGTGCAACTTTCAATCCGAGCCAAAACGGCGGTTTCAACGGCCCTGTCGCTTTTGCCGACCAGGCCAACCGCTTCCAATTGAATCAATTTAATTTATTCATAAAACGCCCGGTGATCTCTGAAACCAATCGATGGGATATCGGCGGGCGAGTTGATTTTATGTTCGGAACGGATGCCATTTATACGCAAGCTTTCGGCGTGCCAACCTTTGATGTCAATTCCGGTGAACCATTAAAAAGAAATACTTGGGATCTGCATTTATGCTGCGCTTCCACCAAAACGTATGGCATTGCCCTGCCGCAAGCTTTTCTTGAAGTGCATGTGCCAATCTGGCAAAACGGCCTTAATCTGAAAATCGGACATTTTTACTCGCCGACCGGCTTTGAAACGATTCCCGCACCGGATAACTTTTTCTACACACGCGCCTATTCCTTCAATGCAGGTGAACCCTTTACTCATACGGGTTTACAAGCCACTTATGTTATTAATAACAATTGGACCGTCACCGGGAGCGCCGTCACCGGAAGCGCCACCGGCGGGTGGGACGGCGGATGGAACAAACAGCTAGGCAATTGGAGCGGTATTGGCGGTATCACATGGACGAGCGATAATGCGGCAACTTCACTCAATCTTACCGGCACTTATGGAGAGACATCCTCGCACAGCAGTACGTCCTGGGCAATGTACAATACTGTGCTGCAGCACAAAATCAATCCCAAGACTCTGTTCGTATTACATCATGTTCACGGGTTTGCAAACGGTATTCTGCTGAACAATTTAAAGTACTCCAATGAAGTGAAGGATGTTCAATGGATGGGTGTTGTTACGCACTTGTATTATGATTTGACCGAGAATGTATCGCTCGGTGCACGCGCAGAGTGGTTTCGCGACCGGGATGGTTTCCGTAATCCGTCACCGTTCCGCATTGCAGCAGCCTCCAATCTCGTCAATGGCGCTCTGGTCAGTTATGCCGGCGACATCAACAGCGTAACTATCACACCTGCGGATTACTATTCCGCAACTTTCGGCATCAACTGGAAGGTAGCTAAAACTTTAAAGCTTCGCTGGGATTCGATAAAAAAGCTGAATATTCGTCCTAATATACGTTATGACAGAGTGGATGCTTACCGCGCTGCTGCTTACAGACCGTTTGCAGGCAATAAAGACCAAATTTTATTTTCGTTGGATTTCACACTCCCTTTTTGA
- a CDS encoding sigma-54-dependent Fis family transcriptional regulator, with amino-acid sequence MSVDNGRIANPDRKTASPHILIVDDEPDIIELLELTIARMGMDVSSAKCVRDAKQLLQSRRFQLCLTDMRLPDGEGLELVKYIAEHCADLPVAVITAHGTTENAVAALKAGAFDYLPKPVSLKQLRDLVKSALSLPPIASESISQVQQQRVLLGESQPMRQLRATIDKLSRSQASVYISGESGSGKELAARMIHERSARHQQPFVAVNCGAIPENLMESEFFGYKKGAFTGADKDHDGFFLAANGGTLFLDEVADLPLTMQVKLLRVIQEKQVRRIGETHEKSVDVRIISATHKKLSHCVETGQFRQDLYYRLNVIELNMPALREMREDIPLIAQAVLAKLCREVGRPACNLKNDALKMLMNYDYPGNVRELENILERTLALCFDSEIGKDELQLPHKARVIQETSFTMLPVDSGLTLPLQDYLDKLEKDSIVKALNESRYNRTKAAKTLGITVRSLRYRMERLGLNERA; translated from the coding sequence ATGTCTGTAGATAATGGGCGGATTGCCAATCCCGATCGAAAAACTGCTTCTCCCCATATTCTGATTGTGGATGACGAGCCCGATATCATTGAACTGCTTGAATTGACGATCGCCCGGATGGGAATGGATGTATCCAGTGCAAAGTGTGTTCGTGACGCCAAGCAGCTATTGCAATCCCGGCGGTTTCAGTTATGCCTTACCGATATGCGGTTGCCGGATGGTGAAGGGCTGGAGCTAGTTAAATATATTGCAGAGCATTGCGCTGATTTGCCGGTTGCCGTCATCACGGCGCATGGTACGACGGAAAATGCCGTGGCTGCCCTCAAAGCCGGGGCATTCGATTATCTGCCTAAGCCGGTTTCGTTAAAACAATTGCGTGATTTGGTCAAATCGGCTTTAAGCTTGCCACCGATAGCATCCGAGTCCATATCGCAAGTGCAACAGCAGCGCGTACTGCTGGGTGAGTCCCAGCCGATGCGCCAATTGCGCGCGACCATCGATAAGCTTTCCCGCAGTCAGGCGTCGGTGTATATCAGCGGTGAATCCGGCAGCGGTAAAGAGCTCGCGGCGAGAATGATTCATGAAAGAAGCGCGCGCCATCAACAACCTTTTGTTGCCGTGAACTGTGGCGCTATCCCCGAGAATCTAATGGAAAGCGAGTTTTTCGGCTATAAAAAAGGCGCTTTTACCGGCGCCGACAAAGATCATGACGGTTTTTTTCTGGCGGCGAATGGCGGTACTTTGTTTTTGGATGAAGTCGCCGATTTGCCGCTGACGATGCAGGTTAAATTGTTGCGAGTGATTCAGGAGAAACAAGTCAGAAGAATCGGTGAAACGCACGAGAAAAGTGTTGACGTGCGTATCATCAGTGCGACACACAAGAAACTCAGTCACTGTGTTGAAACCGGGCAATTTAGGCAGGATTTATACTATCGCCTCAATGTAATCGAACTCAATATGCCGGCATTGCGTGAAATGCGTGAAGATATTCCGTTAATTGCGCAAGCTGTTCTTGCAAAACTATGCCGCGAAGTAGGGCGGCCGGCATGCAATCTGAAGAATGATGCGCTAAAAATGCTGATGAACTACGATTATCCCGGTAACGTACGTGAGCTCGAAAACATACTGGAGCGTACATTGGCGCTCTGTTTTGACAGCGAGATCGGTAAAGACGAATTGCAGTTACCCCATAAGGCAAGAGTGATTCAGGAAACTTCTTTTACTATGCTTCCTGTCGACTCGGGGTTGACTCTGCCGCTGCAGGACTATCTCGACAAACTGGAAAAGGATTCTATTGTCAAAGCGTTGAATGAAAGCCGGTACAATCGTACCAAAGCGGCCAAAACATTGGGGATTACCGTACGTTCGCTGCGCTACCGGATGGAACGATTAGGGTTAAACGAAAGAGCATAG
- a CDS encoding two-component sensor histidine kinase produces MPAPTHPSSNKHSIFWPLDSDAATIDYTDQHWCSLYYFNCFRLAIGGSLLIVFWKSEFISLGSHNPSLFLYAGAGHVLFSMLSMAFVRLRFPGFDQQLAIQVISDIVFFSVMLYASGGLPSGLGVLLLVSLAGAGLIGRGRLVLFFASVATISLLLQETYSLWTIDFYSAQYSQAGLLSMAYFAVAWLAYRLAKHTLASEQLAAERGIDLANMAQVNKLVIQDLQEGVLVVDKLGYIRQRNSYAEWLLNLNPSAEKTSLLKLSACMPELAGRLTTWQGDSSINFDLLRLAHSNTLVRTRFLPIQANSRNGVVIFLEDMGRIQAQLQQLKLAALGRLTANIAHEIRNPLSAINHAAELLEEEQLENDMDPRLVRIICDNTRRLNKIVQDVLQLNRRNISRPELFDLHEFVQKFLEEFCHAERIDGGAFVLKNANNHLISFDRDHLHQILWNLCRNAWRHCRQQNGSIHIELSASANENNVYLDIIDDGEGIDPQQVKQIFEPFFTTAAGGTGLGLYIARELCETNQASLDYIEGSGGGHFRIVCKSGRPCL; encoded by the coding sequence GTGCCTGCTCCAACACATCCATCATCAAATAAACACTCAATATTCTGGCCGCTGGATTCCGATGCGGCGACGATCGATTACACCGATCAGCATTGGTGCTCGCTTTATTATTTCAATTGCTTTCGCTTAGCCATCGGCGGCAGTTTGCTCATCGTGTTTTGGAAATCTGAATTTATCAGTCTCGGATCCCATAACCCCTCGCTGTTTTTATACGCTGGTGCAGGCCATGTGCTTTTTAGCATGCTATCCATGGCGTTTGTCCGGTTGCGTTTTCCCGGCTTCGATCAGCAATTGGCGATTCAGGTAATCAGCGATATCGTTTTTTTCTCGGTGATGCTGTATGCCAGTGGCGGTTTGCCAAGCGGTCTGGGGGTTTTGTTGTTGGTGTCACTGGCGGGGGCGGGATTGATCGGCCGCGGCCGCCTAGTGTTATTTTTTGCTTCTGTCGCAACGATTAGCCTATTGCTGCAAGAAACCTATTCCTTATGGACCATTGATTTCTACTCCGCGCAATACTCGCAAGCGGGGTTATTGAGCATGGCGTATTTTGCCGTTGCCTGGCTGGCATATCGCTTAGCCAAACATACTTTGGCCAGTGAGCAGCTGGCCGCGGAACGCGGTATCGATCTGGCGAACATGGCGCAAGTCAATAAACTGGTCATTCAGGATTTACAAGAAGGTGTTCTGGTGGTGGATAAACTTGGTTACATTCGACAGCGCAATAGCTATGCGGAGTGGTTACTCAATTTAAATCCGTCTGCGGAGAAAACGTCGTTGCTCAAGTTATCTGCTTGCATGCCGGAATTAGCTGGCCGGCTTACCACTTGGCAGGGCGATAGCAGCATCAACTTCGATTTGCTGCGTCTGGCGCATAGTAACACCCTGGTTCGAACACGTTTTCTTCCGATACAGGCAAATTCTCGTAACGGCGTGGTTATTTTTCTCGAGGATATGGGGCGTATACAAGCACAATTGCAGCAATTAAAGCTGGCAGCCCTAGGGCGCCTGACTGCCAATATTGCGCATGAAATCCGTAATCCGCTGTCCGCGATCAATCATGCGGCTGAACTTTTGGAAGAGGAGCAGCTTGAAAATGACATGGACCCGCGATTAGTGCGCATCATTTGCGACAATACCCGGCGTTTAAACAAGATCGTTCAGGATGTTCTGCAGCTTAACCGGCGTAATATTTCAAGGCCGGAACTGTTCGATCTTCATGAATTCGTGCAAAAATTTCTTGAGGAGTTTTGCCATGCGGAAAGAATCGATGGAGGTGCGTTTGTGTTAAAAAACGCTAACAATCATTTAATCAGCTTTGATCGCGATCATTTACATCAAATACTCTGGAATTTATGCCGCAATGCATGGCGGCATTGCCGCCAGCAAAACGGCAGCATACATATCGAATTATCCGCATCGGCGAATGAAAATAATGTTTATTTGGATATCATAGATGATGGTGAGGGTATTGATCCGCAACAGGTAAAACAGATTTTTGAACCATTCTTTACCACGGCCGCCGGCGGAACCGGTTTAGGTTTATACATTGCGCGCGAGTTGTGCGAAACCAATCAGGCTTCATTGGATTACATTGAAGGTTCCGGCGGCGGGCATTTCCGGATAGTTTGCAAAAGTGGTCGGCCATGTCTGTAG